In Tenrec ecaudatus isolate mTenEca1 chromosome 4, mTenEca1.hap1, whole genome shotgun sequence, a single window of DNA contains:
- the FBXO3 gene encoding F-box only protein 3 isoform X1, with product MAAMETEGAPLTLESLPTDPLLLILSFLDYRDLINCCYVSRRLSQLSNHDPLWRRHCKKYWLISEEERTQKNQCWKSLFIDTYSDVGRYIDHYAAIKRAWDELKKYLEPRCPRMVLSLKEGAREEDLDAVEAQIGCKLPDDYRCSYRIHNGQKLVVPGLLGSMALSNHYRSEDLLDVDTAAGGFQQRQGLKYCLPLTFCIHTGLSQYIAVEAAEGRNKNEVFYQCPDQIARNPAAIDMFIIGATFTDWFTSYVSNVVSGGFPIIRDQIFRYVHDPECVATTGDITVSVSTSFLPELSSVHPPHYFFTYRIRIEMSKDALPEKACQLDSRYWRITNAKGDVEEVQGPGVVGEFPIISPGRVYEYTSCTTFSTTSGYMEGYYTFHFLYFKDKIFNVAIPRFHMACPTFRVSIARLIVFSSKEMGPDEYEEMEEEEEEEEEEEDESADMDESDEEDEEERRRRVFDVPIRRRRCSRLF from the exons ctgctgctatgTCAGTCGAAGGCTTAGCCAGCTATCGAATCATGACCCGCTGTGGAGAAGACATTGCAAAAAGTACTGGCTGATATCTGA gGAAGAGAGAACTCAGAAGAATCAGTGTTGGAAATCTCTGTTCATAGACACTTACTCTGACGTTGGAAGATACATTGACCATTACGCCGCAATTAAAAGGGCCTGGGATGAGCTCAAGAAATACTTGGAGCCCAGGTGCCCTCGGATGGTGTTATCCCTGAAAG AGGGCGCTCGCGAGGAAGATCTAGATGCTGTGGAAGCTCAGATCGGCTGCAAGCTTCCCGATGACTACCGCTGTTCCTATCGTATTCACAATGGGCAGAAGTTGGTGGTTCCTGG GTTGTTGGGAAGCATGGCACTGTCTAACCACTATCGTTCTGAGGATTTGTTAGACGTCGATACAGCTGCCGGAGGATTTCAGCAGAGGCAGGGCCTGAAGTATTGTCTCCCTCTCACTTTCTGCATACACACCGGTTTGAGTCAGTACATAGCCGTAGAAGCTGCAGAGGGCCGAAACAAAAATGAAGTTTTCTACCAGTGCCCA GACCAGATAGCTCGGAATCCAGCAGCTATTGACATGTTTATCATAG GTGCTACTTTTACTGACTGGTTTACCTCTTATGTCAGCAATGTTGTATCAGGCGGCTTTCCTATCATCAGAGACCAAATTTTCAG GTATGTTCATGATCCAGAATGTGTAGCAACAACTGGGGACATTACAGTTTCAGTTTCCACATCGTTTCTGCCAGAACTTAGCTCTGTACATCCTCCCCACTATTTCTTCACGTACCGAATCAG AATTGAAATGTCAAAGGATGCCCTTCCTGAGAAGGCCTGTCAGTTGGACAGTCGCTATTGGAGAATAACCAATGCTAAAGGTGATGTAGAAGAAGTTCAAGGACCCGGAGTAGTTG GTGAATTTCCGATTATCAGCCCAGGTCGGGTATACGAATACACAAGTTGCACCACATTCTCTACAACATCAGGGTATATGGAAGGGTACTACACCTTCCATTTCCTTTACTTCAAAGACAAGATCTTTAATGTCGCCATTCCCCGATTCCATATGGCATGTCCAACATTCAGGGTGTCTATAGCCCGATTG ATTGTTTTTTCTTCTAAGGAAATGGGTCCTGATGAGTatgaggagatggaggaggaggaggaggaggaagaggaagaagaagacgaGTCAGCAGATATGGATGAATCAGATGAAGAAGATGAGGAAGAGAGGCGGAGGAGAGTCTTTGACGTGCCCATCCGCCGTCGCCGCTGCTCACGCCTCTTTTAG
- the FBXO3 gene encoding F-box only protein 3 isoform X2, with amino-acid sequence MAAMETEGAPLTLESLPTDPLLLILSFLDYRDLINCCYVSRRLSQLSNHDPLWRRHCKKYWLISEEERTQKNQCWKSLFIDTYSDVGRYIDHYAAIKRAWDELKKYLEPRCPRMVLSLKEGAREEDLDAVEAQIGCKLPDDYRCSYRIHNGQKLVVPGLLGSMALSNHYRSEDLLDVDTAAGGFQQRQGLKYCLPLTFCIHTGLSQYIAVEAAEGRNKNEVFYQCPDQIARNPAAIDMFIIGATFTDWFTSYVSNVVSGGFPIIRDQIFRYVHDPECVATTGDITVSVSTSFLPELSSVHPPHYFFTYRIRIEMSKDALPEKACQLDSRYWRITNAKGDVEEVQGPGVVGEFPIISPGRVYEYTSCTTFSTTSGYMEGYYTFHFLYFKDKIFNVAIPRFHMACPTFRVSIARLEMGPDEYEEMEEEEEEEEEEEDESADMDESDEEDEEERRRRVFDVPIRRRRCSRLF; translated from the exons ctgctgctatgTCAGTCGAAGGCTTAGCCAGCTATCGAATCATGACCCGCTGTGGAGAAGACATTGCAAAAAGTACTGGCTGATATCTGA gGAAGAGAGAACTCAGAAGAATCAGTGTTGGAAATCTCTGTTCATAGACACTTACTCTGACGTTGGAAGATACATTGACCATTACGCCGCAATTAAAAGGGCCTGGGATGAGCTCAAGAAATACTTGGAGCCCAGGTGCCCTCGGATGGTGTTATCCCTGAAAG AGGGCGCTCGCGAGGAAGATCTAGATGCTGTGGAAGCTCAGATCGGCTGCAAGCTTCCCGATGACTACCGCTGTTCCTATCGTATTCACAATGGGCAGAAGTTGGTGGTTCCTGG GTTGTTGGGAAGCATGGCACTGTCTAACCACTATCGTTCTGAGGATTTGTTAGACGTCGATACAGCTGCCGGAGGATTTCAGCAGAGGCAGGGCCTGAAGTATTGTCTCCCTCTCACTTTCTGCATACACACCGGTTTGAGTCAGTACATAGCCGTAGAAGCTGCAGAGGGCCGAAACAAAAATGAAGTTTTCTACCAGTGCCCA GACCAGATAGCTCGGAATCCAGCAGCTATTGACATGTTTATCATAG GTGCTACTTTTACTGACTGGTTTACCTCTTATGTCAGCAATGTTGTATCAGGCGGCTTTCCTATCATCAGAGACCAAATTTTCAG GTATGTTCATGATCCAGAATGTGTAGCAACAACTGGGGACATTACAGTTTCAGTTTCCACATCGTTTCTGCCAGAACTTAGCTCTGTACATCCTCCCCACTATTTCTTCACGTACCGAATCAG AATTGAAATGTCAAAGGATGCCCTTCCTGAGAAGGCCTGTCAGTTGGACAGTCGCTATTGGAGAATAACCAATGCTAAAGGTGATGTAGAAGAAGTTCAAGGACCCGGAGTAGTTG GTGAATTTCCGATTATCAGCCCAGGTCGGGTATACGAATACACAAGTTGCACCACATTCTCTACAACATCAGGGTATATGGAAGGGTACTACACCTTCCATTTCCTTTACTTCAAAGACAAGATCTTTAATGTCGCCATTCCCCGATTCCATATGGCATGTCCAACATTCAGGGTGTCTATAGCCCGATTG GAAATGGGTCCTGATGAGTatgaggagatggaggaggaggaggaggaggaagaggaagaagaagacgaGTCAGCAGATATGGATGAATCAGATGAAGAAGATGAGGAAGAGAGGCGGAGGAGAGTCTTTGACGTGCCCATCCGCCGTCGCCGCTGCTCACGCCTCTTTTAG